In the Telopea speciosissima isolate NSW1024214 ecotype Mountain lineage chromosome 2, Tspe_v1, whole genome shotgun sequence genome, one interval contains:
- the LOC122650466 gene encoding uncharacterized protein LOC122650466, translating into MSDWLQCWNPIFSRDKKLAQERFSLASFLLWFIWKARNDLMFNNKQWSPQQVISMAEKAHQEFSSVVCKPPSVSVEVEEQNFPSSHSWTPPNEPFLKINCNAAWVKNSGKGGLGVIIRDHRGILIHAYSSGTSCDSSLYAEALAIRTGLLQAAKLHLSHIVVESDCLSLIQQLNSRSFDYEIDAVDFDILQLQSSFVACLFCFIPRSSNVVADSLARSALSVESSMDWPVSTL; encoded by the coding sequence ATGAGTGATTGGTTGCAGTGCTGGAATCCTATTTTCAGCAGGGATAAAAAGCTGGCTCAAGAACGATTCTCCCTGGCCTCTTTCTTACTTTGGTTCATTTGGAAGGCGCGTAACGATTTGATGTTCAACAATAAGCAATGGTCACCACAGCAAGTTATTTCCATGGCTGAGAAAGCTCATCAAGAATTCTCTTCGGTGGTTTGCAAACCTCCCTCAGTCTCTGTTGAAGTTGAAGAGCAAAATTTTCCTTCCTCCCATTCTTGGACTCCCCCTAATGAGCCTTTCCTTAAAATCAATTGTAATGCAGCATGGGTAAAAAATTCTGGTAAAGGAGGTTTAGGGGTCATCATCAGGGATCATCGGGGGATTCTTATACATGCTTATTCTTCAGGTACCTCCTGTGATTCTAGTCTTTACGCTGAAGCGCTTGCTATCAGAACGGGTCTTCTTCAAGCGGCTAAACTCCATTTATCTCATATTGTGGTGGAGTCGGATTGCTTAAGCCTAATTCAACAACTGAATTCAAGAAGCTTCGACTATGAGATTGATGCTGTGGACTTTGATATTCTTCAGCTTCAAAGCTCTTTTGTTGCTTGTCTTTTTTGCTTTATTCCAAGGTCGTCTAATGTGGTTGCAGACTCCTTGGCCCGGTCGGCCCTATCGGTTGAGTCATCGATGGATTGGCCAGTTTCCACTCTGTGA